From Malus sylvestris chromosome 1, drMalSylv7.2, whole genome shotgun sequence:
tccttcttccttcttcttccttctcccttctcccttctccttctccttcatcCGAATctagggaagtttttttttttttttttcttcttcctccttcttcctccttcttccttcttccttctccttcctccttcttccttcttccttcttccttcttcttcttcttcttcttcttcttcttctctgcaacttcttcttcttcttctctgcaacctttttttttcctccttgtccttcttccttcctccttcttctttcttcttcttcctccttctcccttctcccttctcccttctccttctccttccttcgaatctagggaagtttttttttttttttttttttcttcctccttccttcttcctccttcctccttcttcctccggtttttttttctccttcttcctccttctttctccttccttcttcttccttccttttcatcttcttcttcttcttcttcctccgaatctgcccagattcggctttctttttttttttttttcttcttttttcatttttcttcttcttcttcttcttcttcttcctccgactgcaacttcttttttttcttctttcttcttcttcctccttcttcctccttcttccttcaccttcttctccttcttccttcttccttcttcttcatcttcctcaaaaaaaaaaaaaaaaaaaaaaaaaaccttcatcttccccagattcggaggaagaagaagaaagaaggaagaaggagaagaaggaagaaggagaagaaggggaaggaagaaggagaagaaggggaaggaagaaggaagaaggaaggaggaaggaggaaggaagaaggataagaagaaggaagaaaaaaaaaaaaaccgaatctgggcagattcggaggaagaagaagaagaagaagaggaaggaagaaggaggaaggagaaggaagaaggaagaaggaggaaggaggaggaagaaggaaaaaaaaaaaaaaaacttccccagattcggaggaagaagaaggagaaggagaagggagaaggaagaaagagaagaaggggaaggaagaaggaggaaggaagaaggagaaggaggaaggaaaaaaaaattgcagtcggaggaagaaagaagaaagaagaaagaagaaaaaaaacacgtggctaacacgtggcgcccagtcattgttcACATGGGCATCACGTCACAATTAAAGGcacatttaacagtttgactaacggatgtatgagactgtcccaaaatttacactttaggtatgactatgagacgaaaaaaacttgatgtactaaatgttgaaaaccttgaaacatgagggtagtaaacagtcttttaccctaagaTAATATTACAATATCTAAAATAGTAATTTTCAAAGGTATCTTTTGGATTCATAGTTTCGTAACGTCTCCGTCCACCTACGTGTTCATAAAGTCGAGCACTACAAGGATATACTAATAGAATGAGTCATACGTCGCACGATAAGATGGTCAACGAAAATGAACATCCTCGCCTCTAAAggtatttttgtaaattcacacttttaaaattataaaaactgtaaaattagggacaggtTATTACATATTACAAAATGTTTTGACAAAAACAACTTGTTCTCACATATCATTGCTAAATTACTCTCAGCCAGAAgtatgtcatctacataaagCATGAGGATAACAAAGTTTCTTCCTCTGACTTTAAGATATATACACTCATCCAGCGGATTTTTCGTAAAACCTTAAGACTGTATCACTTGATCGACTTCAAAATGCCATTGCCTTGAAGCTTTTTTCAAActataaattgatttttttcaatttatagaCCAACTTTCCTTTCCTTCTTGCACAAAACACTCAAGTTGATTCATGTAAATTCTCCAACCAAATAACCATTAAAAACGCAaccttcacatccatttgatgcaaaAGCAAATTAAAGTGAGCAACAAGTGCCATAATGACTCTAAAAGAATCACTCGTTGAGacaagtgagaatgtctcattgtagtcttttctttccttttgagTAAAGCCATTTGCAACCAAACAAGCTTTATATCTCTCAATCTCACCATCTGCCTTTCTTTTAGTTTCACAAACCCACATACAACCAATTGGTTTACATCTTGCAGGCAATTCAACTAGCTCCCACACTCCATTATCACTCATAGATTGCAATTCTGACTTCATTGTCTTCAACCAATCTTCATTATTTGAGTCCATTTGATCATGCATTTGAGTCTATTCCtcatcaaggttctaaaaggtgCCGAGCTCTAGTTGGGAGGTGGGTaagggcctagcgcctaggcgtcTAGGCGGAAGCCTAGGTGtttatttagttttaattaaatttatttatataacatataaatatctacttatacttaaagtaatacataattgtattgggaTAAATCAATTCCAAAATATAGTGACATATATGTTATTTTTATaatagaacatattgaaaacataggaacaagcatataatgaatgttcatccaagtattcagCAAACCTCTTACAATttctagaaaaaataaaatgcaaaatggacattatttattgtttgtttaaatgaGAGTTGCGACCTAGGCAGGTGCCTAAATAAGTCTAGGGGTGCCTAGGCAAGTCTATTTACCcgttcttaattttcaaatgaacTGGGGCAGTGGCTAGTTGGCCTAACACCTAGGCAACTTTAGGCGGGGATATTTAGAATAACGTTCTTCCTTGTTACTTGGACTACTGCAAGGAATAGTTTCTATGGTGAGGTTCTTGTTGACAATGACACGATTGTTGTTTTCTTCTGTTGAATCAAAATCATCTTCCAAGAACCTTGCGTTTCTGGTCTCAATGAATCTAGTAGTGTGATTTGGGCAGTAAAACTTGAAACCATTGGTTCTCTCATGTACTCATCATACTTCGTGCCATTTCAATTAAAATTCGATTTCTTCTCTCTGAAAcatcattttgttgtggtgtatcAGGATTGGTGTATTGGGCAACAATACCTTCTTGTCTAGAAAACAATGCAAAATGGTCCTAAATTCCTACCACTTTCAATGTATCTGCCATAGTATTCTCTCCCTATCAGACATCACCActttaattttcaaatccaATTTCTTTTCAACTTTAGCTTTGTAAATCTTGAATGCATAATCAAATTAGATAGACCAAGCTATGTTGGACCAAAAGAGCAGCACTTTCTACCAAGAAAGACCAATGAACTAGTTCAAACCCTACTACATTCTGTACTGTGATTCCAAGTGTGTCCGGTTACCAAATAAATCCTCAAATCTTACATATTTCAATTCCAAGTTCTTTGCTCTCTTATTTGAAATGTTAACTGACATTCTCATGTATAGTGGTCCCTATTTAAACAGTGAGTTAGATAATGGAATTTGAACGCCTAACGTTTAATTTTTAAGAGAAAATTACACATATCATGGAGGAAAGGCCAATACAGGATATGCAAAGTGCCTGCTACTTGAATTTTCTGAAACCCTAGGATTGTCGTGAATTTATCAAAAcacattatcaataaaaacacTACAAGAACATAAACTTTTCTGTTTGGCAAATGAGAAAATTGTTAAATACACAATAAAAATTTATCATCACTACTAAATATAAGTCAAATACCAAAAGTAGGGTTGGTTGAGAAAATTGTTCTTCATATCAAGCATCTCTTGCCATTTTAACCTCTGAGAtccgccacttagtactacggtctagtagtattccttttcacttataagtgagaggtcttaagttctgttgatacacaaaatcggtgagactttggaacaacataaagtgttgagtttgtgaccttcgtacGGTTACTCCAATCACCTATTGAGGATGAAATGTAAAGAGATAGAGaaagggaagcaaacacaagatgtacgtggttcaccctaagtttggctacgtccacggggTAGAGCAGTTCTCATTAAtaatgaagggtttacacaatacataggttcaagcataatcatcattagtggATTCTAATGATGagtttaagtacaataatgGCATTAGTTattaattgtaggagaatggtCTTCTTTTAAAGTTGAGGAGAGTCTTCATCTTTTGTTCGCAGACGATGTGGGATTCTAGGAGCTttattctaacattgacacgtgtcgtgctgtgattggcctctgggTGGAGGAAAACTCTTGTGCTTCGGCAGGGGAGCCTCAACATGAACCCCTCAGTGGGTCCTTAAAGGTATGAAGTTGACCGGTGCTTTGTAGTTtcaagattggtcaagtatggtacaaacagccactcagtactacgatctagtggtattcctctttacttggaagtgagaggtcttaagttcgaatctcgtggatggcgaattcgataccaaattaggttgcccattgtgtggctttgCCGAACTCTCCCTTCagttagtgtaaaaatatcgatgtactccaaaaaaaaaaagtatggtacaaacaagttcgattttctccaaaggcgaatttaaaccacattattgctagaccgttgtgaggctaagcccaccctctctttccttaatgtagataatgtCGATTgttctaaataaaaaaattttaaaaaaaataaaaaccaccTCCGTATGATGCCCACCTTACAGAGTTAATTAAGCAGTTCCTTCGCTGGTGACAAAAAGAATGAAATACTGGAAAATCATCCAGATATAAAATAGTTACTCAAGAAAGTAGCACTCGCCCTTATCATCATATAATTATCGACAGTATGTTGAAAAACACTAGGATTGTTCATGATTTAATTTTGCCTATAAGTATCCCACCATACGTGCCAAACTGTTCGCTCCTAAAATTTCCCATTGGCCTTATACGTAGGCCAAAAATTTACATCAACATGAATTTAAAGATTTCAAGTGTGCCACTACTATTTGCCGCTAGTAGAcggtgtttgtgtgtgtgtgtgatggcAATGGCGATTATTTTGCTAAAAAGcttgaatttgagaaatattGTTTTTGTGTCCCTTTCTTTCCACTTGCTCTATGCATAGTGCTCCATCAAACCCTAGCCTTCCCTTCTCCTCATCAAAATATATTCATTTGAAGTCTACTACCAAGAATGCCTCACAATCACATAATTTTCACCACAAAAACAGTTTGCCCATAATCACACTTTAACCCATAAGGCTACAACCCAAATATGATCAACTCCCACTTAAAACAAGGGTAATTCTATTCACACATTTCATTTTACTTTCCACacacctttgttaatttttgtccattaATCTTCTTCCATTCACACAATCCAACCTTAAAAAATTaagaggggtgtgtgagaaaatGGATGTGTGGATATAGCACCACCCTAAAACAATGGGCTCCGGAAACCAAAGCTTTTAGACCCAATTTTTGTCATATTTTCAGTCCAAACAAATGAACCATTTAACATTTTCAGATGAATCAAACAAAGAATAAACACACACTTATTGGTCAATTGGTATGTAAATTCTTTTGCACGGTACGACTACGAGGTCTTCAAATGCACAGATGGAGGATAGTAGGTAGGGTTTCCTGGTGGTGAAGTACAATCCGaacataacaaaataataattaatccaAGTAGATATTATACTTATACTCTTCACTTGTTTTGAGGTGAATAGATGGATGGTGAAGTAATCGATCCAAGCAGGTAGGAAACAccagcaaaaataataataatctaaGCAGATAATACAATCCGAATGAAACAAAGAGATAATGAGGTGGACATATACAGTTGGTCCTTTTATTCTTATATAATCCTCCACTAACAGTTCTTGCTCTTGTTAATCAATTCATTAACTATAGTTAGCCGGTCTGAACTTTCAAGTGAAGTTTAGGAGTGAGATGCGGCACAAAGTGCAGCTTCTAAACATGTCATTTGGCATTGACGAAGAGGTGTGTAACAGCAAAGGATTCAAGAGGATTTGGAAGCTGGCTATGAGATGATATGTGATGAGGGAATCTAATAATAATCTTTTGGGTGAAGATCTAAGAATCATGTTTTCAAACCTTTGTGATTGGATGAAGAAACTTACAACTTTAAATTACTGGATGAAGAAACTTCTAACTTTTATATTCGTTTGTTGATTTAGTGTTGAATATATATGGGAAGGATGAGGAATAataaatatgtatttttttatggTAGGAGATTGCGACCTAATAATGCAGAAAACCACTGCTTTATTATTCTTCAGTTCTCAGCTTATGGTGATTGATCATTTGCATTGGCTCTTAAGAGCCACTTATTTTTGTCCATTTGGTTTTCGGAGACCTTCGTGGGAATCCCTGAGGATCTCTTGTTATGCCACGCATATCAAGTGCAGCAAAAGTCCAACCCTTCATGGGAATCACTGAGAATCTCTTGTTCTGCCACACATTTGAAGTCAGCGCATGTCCCAATCCCACATTGCTCCATAGTCTATGTACAACTTCATCTCTTTTCTATCGCACGAAGAATTATTGTATGTGCCGATTATATTTATTATGTATCCCATATTATGTAGGATATGTGTCCTCCGTGCGTTCTgtttaagaaaaattatatataattggCACATACAATGTTACACATGTACAAGACTACAACCTATAAATATGCATGGCCGTAGCTCAAAATTCATAAAGACAAGAAGTATTTGCAGGGCACTTTATACATTAAGCTTTAAAGCACTGGTTGTTCCCTCCCCTTCAAGGGCTTCCGGCTTTTGCCATCTCAACGTCTCTACCATGATCCTGAGACATAGTCGGAGGCCATTGTCGGGGTATGGAACAAGACGTGCCTTGCTTCCACATATGGTCCGTTGTTGCTTGATCCAACTGTGGACAGACTCCGTCACGAGATCTTGCATGCACTTGACAATAATTTATCAAACGGTCGAAGTCTCCAGGGAGAGTGAACAGCAGTTCCTGCTTTCATGTAAGAGCTTCTCAATTCCCATTCTCCAATAATTATACTTTTTCAGTCGCTGCCCATTGGTCTTTTATCTTTTACCAAAATTTCTTAAGCTGTAAGCATGTTTCCTTAAGATAGATggaaaaatagtaaaaaatataaaagaaaacttGAGATGTATAGGACCTTATGGTTCATACTAGATGTTCTTTGTTGCATAAACTCTTTAAAACATCTGCACTATATTTTCAGCATTGACGACATGCATGCTGAAGTAACTAATACTGTTAGAAAAGTTACCAATTAGGCAACGTATGACTACACCTAATTGTGCGAATTTTGGAAGGTAATAGTACTAAATTGGTGAAATTAAAAGCAAAGATGAGAAAGTTACATGGCACCAAAAGGCCCTTTAATCTATGTTTGTTCTTGTATTATAGGTGAGTAAATGCAGTTTTCAAAGAAACATTGTATTCAAATCATGTTTAATTTTGTAAAGCTATAAGACAGTCGTTGATCAAACAAAATGCTCCAATTTATATAACTATTGTTTTCGAACAATTTGAGAGAAACCAGCACGTTAGTGTACAATAGTACAAACAAACGATGGCGCACAATTTGGTACAAAATATCGTTAGGATATATATGATAGGGAGGACCTCTGATTTAAAAGTGGCTCAATTTTCGTTTTAGTTGTTTTCTAGTCTTTGAACTTTCAttccaattttgattttttctaCTGTAATTCTCCAACCTATTTCATCTCTATTTAGCAGTACATTTCTGTACACCAATTGGATGAAGTTAATTATTTTGAAGGGCTTGAAATCAAGTGTTTTGAGGATGTGTTAATTTGACGTCAAAAGGAGGGGGTGGCCGAAAGGGAGCTAGGGTCTAGAAAGGAGAGGGTGAGCGgctaacaagaaaaataaaccaTAAATACGAATTTAGATCCTCCGAATTTCTGTGTTCAGAGCAAATGGACCAAAGAATCCAGACCATCAATACTATTGATACCATGTAGGGATTTGATATAATTGGATAGATTTCATTGACAGGTTAACACCTTTATATATACAATGTGATATCGAGCAACAAAGTTTTAGAGTACAAGTAAAGGAATTACAGACGtagaagaataaaaaaactcaCCAGAGCTGAAGttgaagaaagttaaggttctattataaaatcaattgataatATGGGGAGTAACTCAATCTCTTATAAACCCTTACAATGTTTCTCCTGTTACCGATGTATGACTATTTTACCTTCACATCCTCACCCACTCCTCATGTATGGCGAATTTTCAAGTAAAAAACGTGAACAATACGAATTGGGTGAAGTGAAGCAGTGTGACTGTTCAGCTTCACATATGGGCCAACCTACTCTGATACTCGTGGGATACCCTTGAAAGATGAGTTTGCTTCTTTCTCGAATTTGGTTTCTTCTACTCGTCGGAGCTGTAATTTTGAGCCATAGCTTATCGAAGCTGTAGGTCATCATCGTCTGATGCCCGTCCTCGCACACATGATTTGTATCTCACTAGGCTTTATGATTAGTATTGGGGTTCATgctgtactaaaaaaaaaaagatattggGGTTCATGTTCATTTGTTACCCTCAGCAATTAATTAATGGACGCTCCACATTCGGTGACTCTATGATGATATTGTTGAGATGAATCCTATACGACGACAAGAGAGATCTTACGTAAGCGTTGGGTTATTctttatattgccaattggttttatgtgaAACCTCAACATCATGGTATTAGAGAAAGTTATCCAATATATGAAGTCCAACGGCCACACGTACTCCACGTCACTTCAGTTGTTTCGTCCCCGTATCTAGCTCGAAAATATGTATTTGACTTGAATATTCCTCACATATGACGAGGCACCCACATTGATAAGAGAAAAGACATTATATAAGCTTATAAGTTAGGTTACTCTCCATATTACCAATTAGCAACACTACTACTTTGCTAATAAAACTAAAATGGAAACGAATCAAATTAATTGGTTTCACTAATTGATTTAGGTTATTATAGAAATTTACATTTTGCAGAGGGGTCTTTTGATCGTCGCCCATAACAATATTCCTACGACACATAGATTATGAACGGGCATCATTAAACTCCTTAAATCCATCTGGTATAGGGACGAGTTTGATGCATTTCATCACGTCGTTCTTTTTCCGGAAATGTATCTTGAGACTGGTATAATCTTCAATAATACTATTCACCGCCAAAAACAATATTCATACGAAAATCACTATTCACGCTGAAACTCGCCAATCTGAACTGCTCTTCCAATCCTACGTCATATTGAGATGTAAATTTCTGTGCATGTGCCCGCTAGGAGGTGCAACTAAATATGTAGAATGcacaggtgaagaaggaatggGTAAGGGTTTCATCCTTGACGAGTGGCTTCTAAATGAAACAAAAAGATAAGTCATTGAAGTAGATTATACTTCATACTCGTCACGTATCATGAAGTGAATAGATGGATCTGGTGAGGTAATCGATTTAAGCAGGTAGGGAAACACCAAAAAAATTACTAATAATCTAAAGAGATGATACGAAAGGGAATGAGGTGGACAAATACAATTGGTCATTAATTTTATTCTTGTGAAAGCCTCCATGAATAGTTCTTGCTCttgttaatcaattaattaactatatatTAAGTTGGTCGGAACTTTGAAGTGAAGCTTAGGGGTGAGATGCGGCataagagaaatgttaaggagaaTCAAAGTGAGATTCTTCATGGATTTTTtgtcacctcatgtttttagcacaatgttttataatgtgcGTACATAAATTCACGATAAACTGTGAGGCACTATTCTAAAATCCACCGCCTAGCGCCGCCtatgaagaaagttggggttccaccataaaactaattggcaaaagaaattgaggttcctccataaaaccaattggcaatatggggagtagcccaacctcttataaactCCTTGTAAGGTTTCTcctttcaccaatgtgggactctTTTACTGTCACATTCTCACACGCCACCTCAcgtgtggtgaattttcaaaccaaacacgtggacaacacaaattaaGTGACGTGCAGCACATGTGGCCATTGGGCTTTACACGCGGGCCAACCTACTCTGATTATATGAAGAAAGTTGGGCTTCACACACGTACATTGCTGGTCGATCCAGatctctctcccctctttcAAATTTCAGTCCTCTATTTCCCCTTTATTTCCATACACTAACCCTAAAATTCGAATTATCCTATGGCGACCAAAGAAGCCTCTGTGGTCGTCGCGACCAAGATGGTTGAGAATCCTCCTCCTGAGCCAGTTACCACCGATACCGCAGACGACAAACCGACGACAAAGGCCAGcaaggcaaaggagcccaaggCGAAAAAGGCACCCGCTTCGAGGAAGCCTAGAAGTGCTCCGGTTCATCCTCTGTATGAAGAGATGGTTAAGGAAGCGATTGTGATGTTGAAGGAAATGACTGGTTCGAGCCAGTACACGATCACTAAGTACATCGAGGAGAAACATAACCAGCTGCCACCCAACTTCAAGAATCTTTTGCTTTTCCATTTGAAAAAGCTTGTGAGTTCTAATAAGATCGTCAAGGTCAAAAACTCCTTCAAGCTCCCGCCTGTGAAGTCATCGACTCCAAAGCCTGCTTCTCTGGTGAAGAAGAAGCCGACGTCCGCCGTTAAACTGAAGGCAAAAGTTGTTGCTGCGAAACCTAAGGGAAGGTAAAAGCCAGCTACCAAAGGCTGCTGCAACCAAGCCTAAGGCAAAACCCGCATCTAAGCCAAAAGCTATTGCTCTAACGCCCAAAGTGACTACTCCAACAAAGCCTAAGCATGATGCTAAGCCTAAAGCCCACGCCGCCAAGCCAAAAGATGTTGCCAAGCCTAATGTGGCTGCTCTAAAATCGaagccaattggttttataatggaacctcaacttctttatggtatcagagcaggttgtcccacgtgtgaagccaaacggccacacGTGTTCCATGTCACCCATTGTGCTATCCACATGTTAAGCTTGAAAATTCACCATACATGAAACagtgtgttgagaatgaatcccacattgatgagagGAAGGACCTTGCATGGACTTCTAAGTAAGTTGGGCTACTcatcatattgccaattggttttatggggagtagcccaacctcttataatcTCATGCAAGGTTCCTCCTTCCATCTATGTGAGACTCATTCACAACAgcctaggccccgcctaggTGTTAGGCAGTTGATCACCACCCCGATTACTCCCTAAGCgtatgaaaattaagaaagagcaCCTAGACCTGCTTAGGCATCTGCCTAAATGGCCTAGGCACTCGCCTAACCCACCAAGACCCGCCTAGGTCGCAACTTTCAGATAGACAGGAATtgttaactttcattttgcattttattttttttcaataaattgtatgaTACTTTTTCAAATACTTAGATGAACACATATCATATGCTTGTttctcatgttttcattatgttctagtactttataatctatatgtcattttatttttcaatttatgtatctcaatgaaattatgtaatattcaagtataagtagacatttatttatacaatatataataaattactCAAATCTGCCTAGGCCCCCTACTAGGCCCTAGTCCGCTGTCCGACTAGCGCTTAGCATTTTTTGGAACCTGAAGTGACAAAAAGTCCATACAAAATCTTTCTTTAAGCAAGTCTCCTTAGAATTTCGGACGGCACTAAGCGCAACTAGGTATATGATTGAGTGTGACGTGCACAAGTATAATTAGCTTGAagaatatatacacacacacgtgAGCAAAGGGTCCTAGAAGATCTAGAAGTTGGTCATGAGATGATAAGTGATGAAGAGAATTTAATTAAGACTCTTTGGGGTGACAAATTGTCTTTATATTTATGTTTGTGATTTTTTAAGCAAGTAATTTCAATTCAAAATATTAGAGAGATTGTCAGGAATAATATCAATTTTACATGCTCTGACAATTTTAGAATTAAGTTCGAATTTGTACCATCTTAATGTTGGACAAAAAGAATAGAGAACGATGAgagctttttccttttttatggtAGTAGATGCCTAAATACAGAAACCACTAATTTTTATTCTAGTGGCAACTGGAATATGAGTTCTGCTTTCTTAAGGTCTTTATTTTTAGGATCTATGATGACTAAATGTATATTAACTATaagattatattaatttatattaaaaaacttaaaatatttaACAACTTAATAAAGGAAATTGGAATTGTAATTACTtggttaaaaaataaataaaatgtgaaaattgaaaattttaggTTGTGTCACTTGGCCCAATCTGGTGCAtctcaattaaaaaaattgaaaatcaatggTCAAGATTTATCCACATgtaaaaaaaatgcaatttttttcttcaacatacttaaacaaattaattaattttttaactaaTCATGCTTGCTTGTAAATTGTAatgcatgtttgtttttttattt
This genomic window contains:
- the LOC126613941 gene encoding LOW QUALITY PROTEIN: histone H1-like (The sequence of the model RefSeq protein was modified relative to this genomic sequence to represent the inferred CDS: inserted 2 bases in 1 codon; substituted 1 base at 1 genomic stop codon) — protein: MATKEASVVVATKMVENPPPEPVTTDTADDKPTTKASKAKEPKAKKAPASRKPRSAPVHPLYEEMVKEAIVMLKEMTGSSQYTITKYIEEKHNQLPPNFKNLLLFHLKKLVSSNKIVKVKNSFKLPPVKSSTPKPASLVKKKPTSAVKLKAKVVAAKPKGRXKPAXPKAAATKPKAKPASKPKAIALTPKVTTPTKPKHDAKPKAHAAKPKDVAKPNCVENESHIDERKDLAWTSK